ggaaggatatgagtaaagtggaggtaaacctaagcgttgggtaacaatgaaagagatagcatcgctggaggcatcaattgagtcggtctccgcgtgtataggggagggcaaaggagctatctaaggcaggtttagctaggctgggggtctacagtgatatagtacaattagaaataacccgaaacaacaataaactaaccatgtttgggctgaggctaaacataaacaggatgtagtaccgtaaaaaggaacagtccagcagacatcagctgtatagctgagttatcataaggtccggtggtaaagcaatagtgagtaagaggccacggctagcgtgtgctagcgggccagggctagcagatggatggaatcttcgtggttaacgtcgtaaccatatcagacgatttcgtcggcagaccagtcgtgtaggatcggcggggctccgtgtcaacactaggtggtcccgtccggttgacagagaggtagatagccgggagatgggcctagctcaggatgattagccagaccacagcgtccgttttgttgtagctagctggtagcgatgaatccggagttaaaggtccagagattcagtgattccggcggaaaaactgatatgttctgggtcgataacgcgctgtgcagactggccgaatatccggtgattaatgtccagtgattaaaattaatcccgcagaaaaaaatccaatgttctgggtgaaataccgctagctgtggctaatagcaagtagctagttagctggctagctagtttcaactggagattctagattctagataaaggtaagtcaataatagaatccgttccacattgagtgaggcgggttgcaggaaagtatattttgtagaaggatgaaaagtctgcactactacgccatcttggtcaATAATAATCTTGTGTCTCTCTGGGTAGCTCTGTGTAATCTTCTTTCTGGCTAACTGTCATTGATAAGCCTTGTCTGAGTATATCTCAACGTGGTAATTCACTTGATATAATTTACAATGACTGTTCTGAAGGCTTTGTGGGATCATACCGGTAGCTATTGTTACTTGTGTTTATACAAGGAGTCTgacatattactgaggtgtggcgTCTGCGTTGTAGCCAGTACAGGTGTGGTAATTAAATAGCCTAGTCTCAGAGTTGCAATACAAGTAAGGCTCCATAGCTCAGTGGTTAGAGCACTGGTCTTGTAAACCAGGGGTCGCGAGTTCAATTCTCGCTGGGGCCTGACATATTTTGGCCCAGCTGATTTGTGACCCCGAGGCCGGTAGCACCTGTTGTCACACAACAGCAGCAGCCATTGGACTGTTGCTCTCTACAGTTAGCCAGCAACTCAAACTAACCCTGCCCCGGAAAACACATTAGGAAGTCTCTTTCTGCATCTCTCCTCTACTCAATTCCCTAGCTTATCTCCCTGTCTCGTCCCCAAGCCGAAAAACAACAGCATCCTTGAGAGAAACTCATCTTTTAAAGCTGTCATATCATATCCTTACAGCAGGTGGTAGTACAGAGTGATTACAGAATGTGCCACAACTAGTTTATTGAGTAAGGATGATaagtattttgttttttaaataaataaaaaaacaggtAACAATATGTTGAGTGTTGTGGTGTTATCTTACAGAGGGCAGATAAAACAAGTAGCAACACTATCATCACACAGCAACATGAGAAACACATAGAAACGTGATGATTTCAGACAGATCATGGAGCAATCATCATAGGAGGGTCAAGTTATTCACTTGTTTGTTTTTCCTGTAGACAGTAGCTAACTCAAAAGGTCTGTGTAGACAGCAGATAACTCTAAAGGTCTTCAATCTACTGAATGTGATCATCAAATCCCCATCATGACATCGGCCAGATTGGGCGTGATACAGTCTCTTGACACTACAGACGCTTCCTTGTTGTTGAAATGGGGTCCAAGGTCTCTATTGGTTTTcagtctgtgtgagagtgtgagttcCCTCTCTTTGTAACAGTCACTGTTGGTCCCTCTCCCCGAGAGTCTCAGACGCCTCCTAGACAGTGGAAACTGATCAAAGGTCAGTGTTGTGTTGTTCTCCCTAATGGTCAATGTCCCTCCCTGGCCAGGACAGAGACTGGCTGAACTCCCATCTCCCAGCAGGCCTTTCGGTCAGGGTACAATGCAGGTGGCCTTGCGGAGCGCCAGGTAACCGGTGACGGCGTCAGTGGGGAGCAGGCGCAGGAAGGAGAACTCCTCAGATGACGTGAACCTCAGCTTGGTCTGGGGGTCCGTGTAGTTGGCCTGACACATGGACACATTGCATAATGCAGTGAGTGTGTTTAGTTCAGCTGACACATACAAAATGACAATAGCTCATAGGGTGTCCATAAACATGTGTGAGGACTGGAGAacagtctgtatgtgtgtgtgtgtgtgtgtgtcagttactCACAGGGAGTCCAGAGATGTCTGAGTATTTCTTGGCTGGCTTCAGGGAGGGGGGGGCATCGATGCTGTAGTCTGAACACAGCAGGGTCAAAGGTCAAACTCAGGCAATCAGAGAAGGCTCAGAAAGTATCAGGTCAGGTGTAATACTGCACAAAGAAGTAGCTTATAGTTACACAGCCTTCTGTTAAAATCCCCAAAATGAGTAATCATTTTCACTGTAaacatctttcaaagcagaaacATTGATCCAAAACATGTTTCACACACAAAGTCAGACCCACTCACAATTGGGGTCATTGATCTTCCAGGGTAGAGTCCGTTCCACTGACAGGATCTGTTTCAAGTTTTTCCAGGTTCGGTTCTTTTTTCCTGCTGCAGCTCCCCCTATCCCTGAATGCTGTAGAGAaaaatggggggagagagaggagtgaggcgAAGACAAGTGAGTGAAAGACAGAAAATGCTCTATCAACCAGTTATCATTTCACAAGTGCTCCCCCCAGTCTGCTCACCACAAATATGGGGTCTTTGAAGGGCAGGGGTTTGGCTGCAGGGTCCGTTGTGGCTGGAGCTACAGCGTCAGACACGCCCACTGCCTTCCCCTCAGACACCGCCTCCACTGCAGCCACCTACAGGGGTGGTTTAGCAGGACGCAACGTTTTGTAACGTTTAGATTGAAATATGCTATGTTTATacaacatgcctctctgacatgtaaAATAAGTAATCACGTAGGCTCTATTcgtggcatttctatctgcaagtTGTTTGGCAACTGAACGTGGCCCAGGGGACAGCTCAGCTGTTACATAACTAGATACACCAACCAGTTTGGATTAAGTGCAGCCAGCATTACAAGCATTATGTAATCTCTCTACTTTTCAAGTTTGAGTGATCTTTGGTGTTTAGAAAAACAAAAGAGATTGATTATATTTTGGACTGCAGAATGTAGATCATAGTTTTCACTGGGACTTAACTGGAGATGTTAAATACGAGGTTAAAAAGTGGTGAAGTGACTCTATAACTGTATTTTATTGTAATGGGAGGACCTCTTACCACGCCCACTCAATTTTTGGTACTGTTTCATCGAAATCAGAAACATTTTAATTGGCCTGTCTATTCCTCTGCGTATgtagtagcttgctagctagctaacttgcagCGAGGAAACTACCTGAGCTTGTGTCTGGTTTGCGATGGGCTGCTTCTTCTTCTTGCTGTTGTTCCCACTGGCCGGtagagcaggagaggtggccgtGTTAGCAGGTCGCTTCTTACCGCGGAGCCCGGCCGGGCTAGAAGCCACCACCAAAGTCTGTGTTTTACCAGCTGGCGAAGCCGTCACCGTGACTGTCCCTGCTACACCGGGATTATGGTTCGGAGAAGCCATTTCTCTGTAAATGATTAACGGAAGAAATAAAATGTTCATAAACACATGTTCTATTGTCTTTGAAAATATTTTCGAGTAATCGTCCCGCGGATAACCACTTCCGGGTCAAAACAATTTCTAAGGGCCTTATTCTGCTTctacttcttcttcttttttttaggcTTTATGGCAGACTACAACCTTTtagtgtattgccgccacctactgtttgGCTGTTTATCAGCCTACTATTCTGTATTATGAATTCATTACACTGTGAAAAATTGCCCTACCAACTAATgcaacacccattaaaacctcaccaccaCTCCACTACTTAGAccctatctgatcctacaccaggccaacagcctgggaggacgggacactatCGCTAACAGCTTGTAACTGTTCTGCAGTACAATCATGTACACTCAAATACttatctgcagctgccaccacaacatctatcctCTGTGATTTACGTCCCATTCCTGCGGAACGTACAGTTGAAGCTCATTTAATGTAGCCTACTTCTACACAatttaaaaactctaaaatgctatttggagaacaacaaaaacaaacaaaaatgtccCCCAGACATTATCACCGCAATATTAGGTTTATATTAGGTTTTATACTCAACCTCATCATACATAGGCTACATTGACTCTTTTAGCCTACTTGTGGAACAGTGCATACAGTGCAACATGAAATAGATGCATAATACACGCTAAGGGCGACTTCAAATACCGACATCAATGTGAACTTAACCGGAGCATAAAACAGCTGACTGCGAATGCAAACTATGCCAGATAAATCCTACACATGCATTGAAATAAAAGGCATACATTAAAGGAATTACGTAGGCCTACAATCGACAAGAACGCATAAAGACAAACTAAATCTACACATTAAGGCCGCGCGGTGATTCAGCACGGCTGAATGGACAGCGCCTCGGTACAGGTAGACATATGGGAGCTCCGTGGGGTGTGGCTGAATGGACAGCGTCTCTGTCCAGTAGCCAGCTAGAATTAGGCTATTCAGTTTAGACATTTTCTGGGCACAGTTGAGTAGCCTACAATGcttatatgaaaatcataactggcatggAGATCTTTAGAAattgtaggataaattgtaaactGTCACTCATATGAAAAAGGTTGCAGACCCCCtgctataggctatatgaagtCACTCTTGTGGAACGGCGCATACCATGTACTATGACAGTGACATTGTCTTGTGCGCTTGCCACCAAAATTGTTGCTCTGCATTCAGAGATGTTCCTTATAATGTGTAAGCTCAGCATTCTGCGAATATTGAAGCATTACATCAACAAGGTGTTTCTGAGAACATTGAAACACTGTATCAACGAACCAGGCGGCTCGgattatattgaaacattttgtATCAACAAGACTACTCCGAGAATATGAATATTGCAACA
This window of the Coregonus clupeaformis isolate EN_2021a chromosome 10, ASM2061545v1, whole genome shotgun sequence genome carries:
- the LOC123491675 gene encoding INO80 complex subunit C-like isoform X2, translating into MNILFLPLIIYREMASPNHNPGVAGTVTVTASPAGKTQTLVVASSPAGLRGKKRPANTATSPALPASGNNSKKKKQPIANQTQAQHSGIGGAAAGKKNRTWKNLKQILSVERTLPWKINDPNYYSIDAPPSLKPAKKYSDISGLPANYTDPQTKLRFTSSEEFSFLRLLPTDAVTGYLALRKATCIVP
- the LOC123491675 gene encoding INO80 complex subunit C-like isoform X1, with product MNILFLPLIIYREMASPNHNPGVAGTVTVTASPAGKTQTLVVASSPAGLRGKKRPANTATSPALPASGNNSKKKKQPIANQTQAQVAAVEAVSEGKAVGVSDAVAPATTDPAAKPLPFKDPIFVHSGIGGAAAGKKNRTWKNLKQILSVERTLPWKINDPNYYSIDAPPSLKPAKKYSDISGLPANYTDPQTKLRFTSSEEFSFLRLLPTDAVTGYLALRKATCIVP